A single Orcinus orca chromosome 2, mOrcOrc1.1, whole genome shotgun sequence DNA region contains:
- the SERPINA4 gene encoding LOW QUALITY PROTEIN: kallistatin (The sequence of the model RefSeq protein was modified relative to this genomic sequence to represent the inferred CDS: inserted 2 bases in 1 codon; deleted 1 base in 1 codon; substituted 3 bases at 3 genomic stop codons) has translation MDPRAQKVRLTDCLLLRLAGLLVLSRGQRHPEHHGQGHIHCPHQEAPGTGEGSPSLKVTAGNTAFALRFYHLMASQPYGSNVFSLLSISAAYAMLSLGVRXHSRTQILEGLGFNLTEVSVSDMHRGFQNLLHTLHLPADGLEVRVDSTLLLTLELLLLPRFLNDSVTFYESKLFHTNFDDSEGTTQLINNQVREETRGKIVDLVNELSADTTMVPVNYIYFKALWETPSIPLMTSPHDFYVDEDTVVKVPVMLQDTQHHWYLHNRYLLCSVLWMDYKGNATALFILPNXGNMEQVEEVLTPEMLTGWGNLLQKRYFYRKLKLYSPKFSISGSYKLDQILPKLGITDLFSXQADLSGITEQLNLQVSKSFHKAILVVDEVGTQAAAATSGFVTFWSRDNHXKSFLVEIFSTNTQSILFLGKVVNSTKP, from the exons ATGG ACCCGAGAGCACAGAAGGTGCGTCTTACCGACTGCCTGCTCCTCCGTCTGGCTGGACTACTGGTCCTTTCTCGAGGTCAGCGGCATCCCGAGCATCACGGCCAGGGTCACATCCACTGCCCCCATCAGGAGGCTCCGGGCACAGGTGAGGGCTCCCCCAGCCTCAAGGTCACTGCAGGCAATACTGCCTTTGCTCTCCGCTTCTACCACCTGATGGCTTCCCAACCCTACGGGAGCAACGTCTTCTCCCTGCTGAGCATCTCCGCCGCCTACGCCATGCTGTCCCTGGGGGTCCGCTAGCACAGCCGGACCCAGATCCTCGAGGGTCTTGGCTTCAATCTCACAGAGGTGTCAGTATCTGACATGCACAGGGGCTTCCAGAACCTTCTGCACACTCTCCACCTCCCGGCCGACGGGCTGGAGGTACGTGTGGACAGCACCCTGTTGTTGACCCTGGAGCTGCTGCTCCTTCCGAGATTCCTTAATGACTCCGTGACCTTCTATGAGTCCAAACTCTTCCACACCAACTTCGACGACTCTGAGGGCACAACCCAGCTTATCAACAACCAAGTCAGGGAGGAAACTCGAGGGAAGATTGTGGATTTGGTCAATGAGCTCAGCGCGGATACCACGATGGTGCCGGTGAATTACATTTACTTCAAAG ctctgtgggAGACGCCATCCATCCCCTTGATGACCTCTCCCCATGACTTCTATGTTGATGAGGATACAGTAGTCAAGGTGCCTGTGATGCTGCAGGATACCCAGCACCACTGGTATCTTCACAACAGATACTTGCTCTGTTCGGTGCTATGGATGGATTACAAAGGAAACGCAACAGCCCTTTTCATCCTTCCTAACTGAGGGAACATGGAGCAGGTGGAAGAGGTTTTGACTCCAGAGATGCTGACAGGGTGG GGTAATCTTCTTCAAAAGAG GTATTTTTACAGGAAGCTCAAGTTGTATAGCCCCAAATTCTCCATTTCTGGCTCCTATAAATTAGATCAGATTTTGCCCAAGCTGGGCATCACAGACTTGTTCTCGTAGCAGGCTGACTTGTCTGGCATCACTGAACAGCTAAACCTGCAGGTGTCCAAG AGTTTCCACAAAGCCATCCTGGTGGTGGATGAGGTTGGCACCCAGGCTGCAGCAGCCACCAGCGGCTTTGTCACCTTCTGGTCCCGGGACAATCA CAAGTCCTTCCTTGTGGAGATCTTTTCCACCAACACCCAGAGCATCCTCTTTCTGGGAAAGGTTGTCAACTCCACGAAGCCATAG